The Micromonospora sp. M71_S20 genome has a window encoding:
- a CDS encoding LacI family DNA-binding transcriptional regulator yields the protein MTTIYDVARVAEVSASTVSRVLNGHSSVDPDLAARVRQVMLDLDYRPNAVARSLRRQRTSLWAVIISDIGNPFFTSLVRGIEDVAQEAGFSVVLCNGDEDPEKETRYVTAALAERMAGVIISPSGRPALINRLTEAGMPVVAIDRQPHGVAVDTVLVDNVHGAETATAHLIDSGYRRIACVTGPRRISTAVQRLRGYQQALRAAGRSVPEDLVRYADFREDGGYQAMASLLNAAEPPDAVFVTNNLMTVGAVECLVDRGVDVPTRCGVVGFDDIPWAHLVRPSLSTVAQPTYDLGRAAASLLTERIANPAKASSTVTLRTTLRVRESSVRSLPRSNGQPADGAGGPARAR from the coding sequence ATGACGACCATCTATGACGTGGCGCGGGTGGCCGAGGTCTCGGCGTCGACGGTGTCCCGGGTGCTCAACGGGCACTCGTCGGTGGATCCGGACCTGGCCGCGCGGGTCCGCCAGGTGATGCTCGACCTGGACTACCGGCCCAACGCGGTGGCCCGCAGCCTGCGCCGGCAACGCACCAGCCTCTGGGCGGTGATCATCTCCGACATCGGCAACCCGTTCTTCACCTCGCTGGTGCGCGGCATCGAGGACGTGGCGCAGGAGGCGGGCTTCTCCGTGGTCCTCTGCAACGGCGACGAGGACCCCGAGAAGGAGACCCGGTACGTGACGGCGGCCCTGGCCGAACGGATGGCCGGCGTGATCATCTCGCCGTCGGGGCGACCGGCCCTGATCAACCGGCTCACCGAGGCCGGGATGCCGGTCGTGGCCATCGACCGGCAGCCCCACGGGGTGGCCGTGGACACCGTGCTGGTGGACAACGTCCACGGCGCCGAGACGGCCACCGCCCACCTGATCGACAGCGGCTACCGCCGGATCGCCTGCGTCACGGGACCGCGTCGGATCTCCACCGCCGTGCAGCGGCTACGCGGATACCAGCAGGCCCTGCGCGCGGCCGGCCGGAGCGTGCCGGAGGATCTGGTCCGGTACGCGGACTTCCGGGAGGACGGCGGCTACCAGGCCATGGCGTCCCTGCTGAACGCCGCCGAGCCGCCGGACGCGGTCTTCGTCACCAACAACCTGATGACGGTGGGCGCGGTGGAGTGCCTGGTCGACAGGGGTGTCGACGTGCCCACCCGGTGCGGCGTGGTCGGGTTCGACGACATCCCCTGGGCCCACCTGGTGCGGCCCTCGCTGAGCACCGTCGCGCAGCCCACGTACGACCTGGGGCGGGCCGCGGCGTCGCTGCTCACCGAGCGGATCGCCAACCCCGCGAAGGCGTCCTCGACCGTCACCCTGCGCACGACCCTGCGGGTCCGCGAGAGTTCGGTCCGGTCCCTGCCCCGGTCGAACGGACAGCCCGCGGACGGCGCGGGTGGGCCCGCCCGGGCCCGGTGA
- a CDS encoding fucose isomerase → MSNYTMPVLVDPPAAAPRTVYTVASGDLRPAANVTGWPTQQRLEADLADAVTALGWQTLRAHPVDADAGHGFIDSQRAGIEIFQQIPVDAPLVVVEAVWQYSHHVLAGLRAHRGPILLVANWSGEFPGLVGLLNLAGSLTKAGVRYSALWSEDFTDEWARDGLKAWLETGEVVHDESHVRDLPPLPSDAEVELGVALARQLRRRPAVIGVFDEGCMGMYNAIIDDELLNPLGIYKERLSQSALVAEMSRVPDEEAHAVRAWLDAAGMTFHTGTDEATELTDAQLLSQFKMYVAALRIADDFGLDAVGIQYQQGLKDTVPASDLAEGLLNDVTRPPVTSRDGSRELYAGRALPHFNEVDEGVAVDSLVTNRIWTAMGMDPATTLHDIRWGESYGTDFVWVFEISGSVPASHNGGYDRSYSMRQPPMYFPLGGGTLSGVSRPGEIVWSRIFIMDGVLHADLGRGTVVELPAAETRRRLQATTPQWPIMHAVLHGVGRDQLMARHKANHVNVVYADDADDADRALRVKAAMLDAMGVRVHLCGDVAL, encoded by the coding sequence ACGCGGTCACCGCCCTGGGCTGGCAGACCCTGCGGGCCCATCCGGTGGACGCCGACGCGGGCCACGGCTTCATCGACAGCCAGCGCGCCGGCATCGAGATCTTTCAACAAATTCCGGTCGACGCCCCGCTCGTCGTCGTGGAGGCGGTGTGGCAGTACAGCCACCACGTGCTGGCCGGGCTGCGCGCCCACCGCGGCCCGATCCTGCTCGTGGCGAACTGGAGCGGCGAGTTTCCCGGCCTGGTCGGCCTGCTGAACCTCGCCGGCAGCCTCACCAAGGCGGGCGTGCGGTACTCGGCGCTGTGGAGCGAGGACTTCACCGACGAGTGGGCGCGCGACGGGCTGAAGGCCTGGCTGGAGACCGGCGAGGTGGTCCACGACGAGAGCCACGTGCGGGACCTGCCGCCGCTGCCGTCCGATGCCGAGGTCGAACTCGGCGTGGCGCTGGCCCGCCAGCTGCGGCGCCGACCGGCCGTCATCGGCGTCTTCGACGAGGGCTGCATGGGCATGTACAACGCGATCATCGACGACGAACTGCTCAACCCGCTCGGCATCTACAAGGAACGGCTGTCGCAGAGCGCGCTGGTCGCGGAGATGTCGCGGGTGCCCGACGAGGAGGCGCACGCGGTGCGGGCCTGGCTCGACGCCGCCGGGATGACCTTCCACACCGGCACGGACGAGGCCACCGAACTGACCGACGCCCAACTGCTCAGCCAGTTCAAGATGTACGTCGCCGCGCTGCGCATCGCCGACGACTTCGGCCTGGACGCCGTCGGCATCCAGTACCAGCAGGGGCTCAAGGACACCGTCCCGGCGAGCGACCTGGCCGAGGGGCTGCTCAACGACGTGACCCGGCCGCCGGTGACCAGCCGGGACGGCTCGCGCGAGCTGTACGCGGGGCGGGCCCTGCCGCACTTCAACGAGGTCGACGAGGGCGTCGCGGTGGACTCGCTGGTCACCAACCGGATCTGGACCGCGATGGGGATGGACCCGGCCACCACCCTGCACGACATCCGCTGGGGCGAGTCGTACGGGACGGACTTCGTCTGGGTGTTCGAGATCTCCGGCTCGGTCCCCGCGTCCCACAACGGCGGCTACGACCGGTCGTACAGCATGCGGCAGCCGCCGATGTACTTCCCGCTGGGCGGGGGCACCCTGAGCGGTGTCTCCCGGCCGGGCGAGATCGTCTGGTCGCGGATCTTCATCATGGACGGGGTGCTGCACGCCGACCTGGGCCGGGGCACCGTGGTCGAGCTGCCGGCGGCCGAGACGCGGCGTCGGCTCCAGGCCACCACCCCGCAGTGGCCGATCATGCACGCCGTGCTGCACGGCGTGGGCCGCGACCAGCTGATGGCCCGGCACAAGGCCAACCACGTCAACGTGGTCTACGCCGACGACGCCGACGACGCCGACCGCGCCCTGCGGGTCAAGGCAGCGATGCTCGACGCGATGGGTGTGCGGGTGCACCTGTGCGGCGACGTGGCGCTGTGA
- a CDS encoding DUF4127 family protein encodes MITTTAVTLTLAVAPPGSPAAAAAAPANLGRLAVVPLDDRPFTAHTPVAVAEAGGHEALTPPKDLLGEYFTYGQADAVGAWWRKVAADADGSVVAAPMLAYGGLVASRTCQTSLADARRRLSVLDEVKRSNPDKPLYAFDVIMRLTIEPTSSYPGVHSGPIRRWAVLMDQVENLGQEERRAEYEQVASEIPEEIKADFLCARARDHQINRDMVQRVADGTIDYLILGQDDATEHGPHRLEKAALAALAAKLGVEDRVRIYPGADILGALLVAKHVTERLGAAPTVDVEWSRTPGEKWVAPYQDVPYATLVDEYVRTLGARRSDGPDADILLMANTAGGGDLEPFADRIHDAVARGRLVAVGDDALAGKVDGELRTLLAPRVRFGELAGWSGWNIGLSISQSVVRAALLQASRTGRLPGFPGQTKGIPFQEARQAILLRAATAHVELTLQELAHTDVYRNQVLSQVQAYARDNGDDPQYMTKVFEGANQLAVQRTRALADQLFADEFAGTPVRAGNDGRHEVTAVVHRLESWQMTLAWSRYQELEAFPTLALSTAPADRGALLTVSALPLRTTVRPDSDVDTRIAAVLRNDVGTPVTAQLGAVVPEGWVAPAPTEVRLAPFAVVEVPLTVGVRGLAAEQSATVTVDAPHGTRPDQPRQFAASATTTVGAVWRNVALAAEGAEATASGWWRQYVPSHVIDGNRVSSGSRWITEPADSHWLRVEFAGAELVDTVRLHQYGGYELTSYRISGLVGGAWQVLGEVTGNTTRVTTHTFAPVRATAVRLDVLASRDRQARLYEVEVTCRDASCG; translated from the coding sequence ATGATCACAACGACCGCGGTGACCCTCACCCTCGCGGTCGCCCCACCGGGCTCCCCGGCCGCGGCCGCCGCGGCGCCGGCCAACCTGGGCCGGCTCGCCGTCGTACCGCTGGACGACCGGCCGTTCACCGCGCACACGCCGGTGGCGGTCGCCGAGGCCGGCGGGCACGAGGCGCTGACACCCCCGAAGGACCTGCTCGGCGAGTACTTCACCTACGGTCAGGCCGATGCGGTCGGCGCCTGGTGGCGCAAGGTCGCCGCCGACGCGGACGGCTCGGTCGTCGCAGCCCCGATGCTCGCCTACGGCGGCCTGGTCGCCTCCCGGACCTGCCAGACCAGCCTGGCCGACGCCCGGCGGCGGCTCTCCGTGCTCGACGAGGTGAAGCGGAGCAACCCCGACAAGCCCCTGTACGCGTTCGACGTGATCATGCGCCTCACCATTGAGCCGACCAGCAGCTACCCGGGCGTCCACTCCGGCCCGATCCGGCGCTGGGCCGTCCTTATGGACCAGGTGGAGAACCTCGGCCAGGAGGAGCGCCGGGCCGAGTACGAGCAGGTCGCCAGCGAGATCCCCGAGGAGATCAAGGCGGACTTCCTCTGCGCCCGGGCCCGGGACCACCAGATCAACCGGGACATGGTCCAGCGGGTCGCCGACGGCACCATCGACTACCTGATCCTGGGCCAGGACGACGCCACCGAGCACGGCCCGCACCGCCTGGAGAAGGCGGCCCTGGCGGCGCTCGCGGCGAAGCTCGGGGTCGAGGACCGGGTCAGGATCTATCCGGGCGCGGACATCCTCGGCGCGCTGCTGGTGGCCAAGCATGTCACCGAACGGCTCGGCGCCGCCCCGACGGTCGACGTCGAGTGGTCCCGCACCCCGGGCGAGAAGTGGGTGGCGCCCTACCAGGACGTCCCCTACGCCACCCTGGTCGACGAGTACGTGCGTACCCTCGGCGCCCGACGCTCGGACGGTCCCGACGCCGACATCCTGCTGATGGCGAACACCGCCGGCGGCGGAGACCTGGAACCCTTCGCCGACCGGATCCACGACGCGGTGGCCCGGGGCCGGCTCGTCGCGGTCGGTGACGACGCGCTGGCCGGAAAGGTGGACGGCGAGCTACGTACGCTGCTCGCCCCCCGGGTCCGCTTCGGGGAACTGGCCGGGTGGTCCGGCTGGAACATCGGTCTGTCGATCTCCCAGTCGGTGGTCCGCGCGGCGCTGTTGCAGGCGAGCCGGACCGGACGCCTGCCGGGCTTCCCGGGCCAGACGAAGGGGATCCCCTTCCAGGAGGCGCGCCAGGCCATCCTGCTGCGTGCCGCCACCGCGCACGTCGAGTTGACGCTGCAGGAGCTGGCCCACACCGACGTCTACCGCAACCAGGTGCTCAGCCAGGTCCAGGCGTACGCCCGGGACAACGGCGACGATCCGCAGTACATGACGAAGGTGTTCGAGGGCGCCAACCAGCTCGCGGTGCAGCGGACCAGAGCGCTGGCCGACCAGCTCTTCGCCGACGAGTTCGCCGGCACCCCGGTCCGCGCCGGCAACGACGGCCGGCACGAGGTGACCGCGGTCGTGCACCGGCTGGAGTCCTGGCAGATGACGCTGGCCTGGTCGCGCTACCAGGAGCTGGAGGCCTTCCCCACGCTCGCACTGAGCACGGCCCCGGCCGATCGCGGTGCGCTGCTCACCGTCTCGGCCCTGCCGCTGCGGACCACGGTCCGGCCGGACTCGGACGTGGACACCCGGATCGCCGCGGTGCTGCGCAACGACGTCGGCACACCGGTGACGGCCCAGCTCGGCGCCGTCGTCCCCGAGGGGTGGGTCGCCCCGGCGCCGACCGAGGTGCGGCTCGCGCCGTTCGCGGTGGTGGAGGTCCCGTTGACCGTGGGGGTCCGCGGGCTCGCGGCGGAGCAGAGCGCCACCGTCACGGTCGACGCCCCGCACGGGACGCGGCCGGACCAGCCCCGCCAGTTCGCCGCGAGCGCCACCACGACCGTCGGTGCGGTGTGGCGCAACGTGGCGCTGGCCGCCGAGGGCGCCGAGGCCACCGCGTCGGGCTGGTGGCGGCAGTACGTGCCCTCGCACGTGATCGACGGCAACCGGGTCAGCTCCGGCAGCCGCTGGATCACCGAGCCGGCCGACAGCCACTGGCTGCGGGTCGAGTTCGCCGGTGCGGAGCTGGTCGACACCGTGCGGCTGCACCAGTACGGCGGGTACGAGCTGACCTCGTACCGGATCTCCGGGCTGGTCGGCGGCGCCTGGCAGGTGCTCGGCGAGGTCACCGGAAACACGACCCGGGTCACCACGCACACCTTCGCGCCGGTCCGCGCGACCGCGGTCCGCCTCGACGTCCTCGCCAGCCGGGACAGACAGGCCCGGCTCTACGAGGTAGAGGTGACCTGCCGCGACGCCTCCTGCGGCTGA